A portion of the Pseudomonas protegens CHA0 genome contains these proteins:
- a CDS encoding methyl-accepting chemotaxis protein, with protein MQASLRGTLQRIADSSNQLASAAEELHAVTEHSSQTLHQQSNEVEQAATAVNEMTVAVEEVARNAVSTSEASQETDRTAHHGREQVQHTVDSIGQLAEDVTQTCQRVENLAVDVRNIGQVLEVIRSIAEQTNLLALNAAIEAARAGDAGRGFAVVADEVRALAHRTQQSTQEIESMINTIEEGTEGAVSAMRNSNERAHLTLEAARASGLALDQITQAITTINERNLVIASASEEQAQVAREVDRNLINIRDLSTQTSAGANQSNAASQELSRLAVDLNALVTQFKL; from the coding sequence ATGCAAGCCAGCCTGCGCGGCACCCTGCAGCGGATCGCCGATTCGTCCAACCAGCTGGCCTCCGCCGCCGAGGAACTGCACGCGGTCACCGAGCATTCCAGCCAGACCCTGCACCAGCAAAGCAATGAAGTGGAACAGGCGGCTACCGCGGTCAATGAAATGACCGTCGCCGTGGAGGAAGTGGCGCGCAATGCGGTGAGCACCTCCGAAGCCTCCCAGGAAACCGACCGCACGGCCCATCACGGCCGCGAGCAGGTACAGCACACCGTCGACTCCATCGGCCAACTGGCCGAAGACGTGACCCAGACCTGCCAGCGGGTGGAAAACCTGGCGGTGGACGTGCGCAATATCGGCCAGGTGCTGGAAGTGATCCGCTCGATTGCCGAACAGACCAACCTGCTGGCGCTCAATGCCGCCATCGAGGCCGCGCGGGCCGGGGACGCCGGACGCGGCTTCGCCGTGGTCGCCGACGAAGTGCGGGCCCTGGCCCATCGCACCCAGCAGTCGACCCAGGAAATCGAAAGCATGATCAACACCATCGAGGAAGGCACCGAAGGTGCGGTCAGTGCCATGCGCAACAGCAACGAGCGCGCCCACCTGACCCTGGAAGCCGCCCGCGCTTCGGGGCTGGCCCTGGACCAGATCACCCAGGCCATCACCACCATCAACGAGCGCAACCTGGTGATCGCCAGCGCCAGCGAGGAACAGGCCCAGGTCGCCCGCGAGGTAGACCGCAACCTGATCAATATCCGCGACCTGTCGACCCAGACCTCGGCCGGGGCCAACCAGAGCAATGCCGCCAGCCAGGAGCTGTCACGCCTGGCGGTGGACCTCAATGCCCTGGTGACCCAGTTCAAGCTTTGA
- a CDS encoding cell wall hydrolase: MRWIVRTLCFALLLPAAQLWAADPQPAVQAAAQDKAQALEQKAADKESPKAEPQAAPITKTEVQAVDPAGQAPVDDAITCLSRTIYWEAKGGESADMEAVANVVLNRLGHEGFPGTVCEVVKQGSEKSPCQFSWWCDGRPDQVEEEGRYTIAKEIARKALNQQLKDRTGGALFFHDRSVSPDWSRAYIKTTEIGSFSFYKPKDVAAR; this comes from the coding sequence ATGCGCTGGATTGTCAGGACCCTGTGTTTTGCCTTGTTGTTGCCCGCAGCCCAGCTCTGGGCCGCCGACCCGCAGCCGGCGGTGCAGGCCGCTGCCCAGGACAAGGCCCAGGCGCTGGAGCAGAAAGCCGCGGACAAGGAGAGCCCGAAGGCCGAGCCCCAGGCGGCACCCATCACCAAGACCGAAGTGCAGGCCGTGGACCCGGCCGGCCAGGCCCCGGTGGACGACGCCATCACGTGCCTGTCGCGGACCATCTACTGGGAAGCCAAGGGCGGTGAAAGCGCCGATATGGAGGCCGTGGCCAATGTGGTGCTGAACCGCCTGGGCCATGAGGGTTTTCCCGGGACGGTGTGCGAAGTGGTCAAGCAGGGTTCGGAAAAAAGCCCCTGCCAGTTCTCCTGGTGGTGCGATGGCCGGCCCGACCAGGTGGAGGAAGAGGGCCGCTATACCATCGCCAAGGAAATTGCCCGCAAGGCGCTGAACCAGCAGCTCAAGGACCGTACCGGCGGCGCGCTGTTCTTTCACGACCGCAGTGTTTCGCCGGACTGGTCCCGGGCCTATATCAAGACCACCGAGATCGGCAGCTTCAGCTTCTACAAACCCAAGGACGTCGCGGCGCGCTAG
- a CDS encoding alpha/beta fold hydrolase, whose product MQLLPWSYPCPEGFTLRGLRSAPSGKPLLHFLHGNGFCSMAYQPMLALLAESFDLWLSDVQGHGDTDHGGPFLGWNRTAELAAEAFEAGLDVYGEVPRYALGHSFGGVLTCLIVAERPQLFRKAVMLDPVIFTPSMIGSLGVLSALGLNRRHSLARKAAARRRRWPDRAAAKAALANRGIFKGWSDAALAAYVEHGLKDDEQGVALKCAPEREVDIYSSFPRRLWRSLRQVKTPSLVIHGRDSYPYVARSIKRWAAINRHLSTQVIDGQHCFMQVDPATSARSIQGFLQTEGR is encoded by the coding sequence ATGCAGTTGCTTCCCTGGTCGTACCCCTGTCCCGAAGGCTTCACCCTGCGCGGCCTGCGCTCCGCGCCTTCGGGCAAGCCGCTGCTGCACTTCCTGCACGGCAACGGTTTCTGCTCCATGGCCTATCAGCCGATGCTGGCGCTGCTGGCCGAGTCCTTCGACCTGTGGCTCAGTGACGTCCAGGGCCACGGCGATACCGACCATGGCGGCCCGTTCCTGGGCTGGAACCGCACCGCCGAACTGGCAGCCGAGGCCTTCGAAGCCGGGCTCGATGTCTATGGCGAGGTACCGCGCTATGCGTTGGGCCACAGTTTTGGCGGGGTGCTCACCTGCCTGATCGTCGCCGAACGCCCGCAACTGTTTCGCAAGGCGGTGATGCTGGACCCGGTGATCTTCACCCCCTCCATGATCGGTTCCCTGGGCGTGCTGTCGGCCCTGGGCCTGAACCGCCGCCACAGCCTCGCGCGCAAGGCCGCCGCCCGCCGCCGGCGCTGGCCGGATCGCGCCGCCGCCAAGGCCGCGCTGGCCAACCGGGGCATCTTCAAGGGCTGGAGCGACGCGGCCCTGGCCGCCTATGTCGAACACGGCCTGAAGGACGACGAACAAGGCGTGGCCCTCAAATGCGCCCCCGAGCGCGAAGTGGATATCTACAGCTCCTTTCCCCGCCGCCTGTGGCGCTCGCTGCGCCAGGTGAAGACCCCAAGCCTGGTGATCCATGGCCGCGACAGCTACCCCTACGTGGCTCGCTCGATCAAGCGCTGGGCGGCCATCAACCGGCACCTGAGCACTCAGGTGATCGATGGCCAGCACTGCTTCATGCAGGTCGACCCGGCCACCAGCGCCCGCTCCATCCAGGGCTTTCTCCAGACCGAAGGCCGGTGA
- a CDS encoding GFA family protein, which translates to MQNQHQGSCLCGAVTYQVCGALKAVTHCHCHKCQKGHGAAFASYASTPRANLEIRDQRSALKVYESSPGVLRQFCCHCGSSLFWQDTQGEYRQWISIAIATLDTPFAAPRQQHYCVAMKADWYAITDQFDQVQ; encoded by the coding sequence ATGCAAAACCAGCATCAAGGCAGTTGCCTGTGCGGCGCGGTGACTTACCAAGTGTGCGGCGCGCTGAAAGCCGTCACCCACTGCCATTGCCACAAGTGCCAGAAGGGCCACGGCGCGGCCTTTGCTTCCTACGCCAGTACGCCGCGTGCGAATCTGGAAATCCGCGACCAGAGATCGGCGCTCAAGGTGTACGAATCCTCCCCTGGCGTGCTGCGCCAGTTCTGCTGCCACTGCGGCTCTTCGTTGTTCTGGCAGGACACCCAGGGCGAATATCGCCAGTGGATTTCCATCGCCATTGCCACCCTGGACACGCCCTTCGCAGCCCCCAGGCAACAGCATTACTGCGTGGCCATGAAAGCCGACTGGTATGCAATCACCGATCAGTTCGACCAAGTGCAATAA
- a CDS encoding DUF1993 family protein: MSIYTLTVPCFAQMLRALEGFLAKGEEQARERGFEPQVLLQSRLAPDMYDLAAQVRFACTQAREAVQRLSGQPVTALQAPAGMAEARALIEDTLAFLAAADRELIDSSGQRAIAIELHNGIAFDMNGEEFARNWATPQFYFHLVTAYNILRHNGVPLGKADYAQHMFAYLRQPQEA, encoded by the coding sequence ATGTCGATCTACACCCTCACCGTTCCTTGTTTTGCCCAGATGCTGCGCGCCCTGGAGGGCTTTCTCGCCAAGGGCGAAGAGCAGGCCCGGGAGCGGGGGTTCGAACCCCAGGTGCTGTTGCAGTCGCGGCTGGCACCGGACATGTATGACCTGGCGGCCCAGGTGCGTTTTGCCTGCACCCAGGCCCGGGAAGCGGTACAGCGCCTGAGCGGGCAGCCTGTGACTGCATTGCAGGCGCCGGCCGGTATGGCCGAGGCCAGGGCACTGATCGAAGACACCCTGGCGTTCCTGGCGGCGGCGGACCGCGAGCTGATCGACAGCAGTGGCCAGCGGGCCATCGCCATCGAGCTGCACAACGGTATTGCCTTCGACATGAACGGCGAGGAGTTCGCGCGCAACTGGGCGACGCCGCAGTTCTATTTCCACCTGGTCACGGCCTACAACATCCTGCGGCACAACGGTGTGCCCCTGGGCAAGGCCGATTATGCCCAGCACATGTTCGCCTACCTGCGCCAACCGCAAGAAGCCTAG
- a CDS encoding DMT family transporter: MERTSTLQSPALEKTASGWLNGFIGVLIFSGSLPATRVAVLEFDPLFLTVARATIAGLLALCILLLFKQRRPSRAQLLPLTIVALGVVLGFPLLTALALQYVTSAHSIVFLGLLPLATAVFGVLRGGERPRPVFWLFSVLGSLLVVGYALSQGLTASPEGDLLMLLAVLVCGLGYAEGAKLSRTLGGWQVISWALVLSLPLMAALTLFSMPASFSGISLPAWVSLGYVSLFSMLIGFVFWYRGLAQGGIAAVGQLQLLQPFFGLALAAGLLHEHVSLGMLGVTVAVILCVVGARKCSK, translated from the coding sequence ATGGAACGGACATCGACCCTGCAATCCCCAGCCCTGGAAAAAACCGCCAGTGGCTGGCTCAACGGCTTTATCGGCGTGCTGATCTTCAGCGGCTCACTGCCGGCCACCCGGGTCGCGGTGCTGGAGTTCGACCCGCTATTCCTCACCGTGGCCCGGGCCACCATCGCCGGGCTCCTGGCGTTGTGCATCCTGCTGCTGTTCAAGCAGCGCCGTCCGAGCCGCGCCCAGCTCCTGCCCCTGACCATCGTTGCCCTGGGCGTGGTGCTGGGCTTTCCGCTGCTCACGGCCCTGGCCCTGCAGTACGTGACCTCGGCCCATTCCATTGTGTTCCTTGGCCTGTTGCCCCTGGCCACCGCGGTGTTCGGCGTGCTGCGCGGCGGCGAGCGGCCGCGCCCTGTGTTCTGGCTGTTCTCGGTGCTCGGCAGCCTGTTGGTGGTGGGCTATGCCCTGTCCCAGGGCCTCACGGCTTCGCCCGAGGGTGACCTGCTCATGCTCCTGGCCGTGCTGGTATGCGGCCTGGGTTATGCCGAAGGCGCCAAGCTGTCGCGCACCCTGGGCGGCTGGCAGGTGATCTCCTGGGCCCTGGTGCTGTCGCTGCCACTGATGGCCGCACTGACCCTGTTCAGCATGCCCGCCTCCTTTAGTGGCATCAGCCTGCCGGCCTGGGTCAGCCTGGGCTACGTATCGCTGTTCAGCATGCTGATCGGTTTTGTCTTCTGGTACCGCGGGCTGGCCCAGGGCGGGATCGCCGCCGTCGGCCAGTTGCAGTTGCTGCAACCCTTTTTCGGCCTGGCCCTGGCCGCCGGCCTGCTCCACGAGCACGTCAGCCTGGGCATGCTCGGGGTCACCGTGGCGGTGATCCTCTGCGTGGTCGGGGCACGAAAGTGTTCCAAATAA
- a CDS encoding PLP-dependent aminotransferase family protein: MARARYKQLVDTFAADIRTGILAPGTRLPTHRELAAREGLALVTASRVYAELEAMGLVSGETGRGTYVRETALPPGQGVDQPATAPGTLDLNFNYPALPGQAELLRSALRQLAATGDLEALLRYQPHAGRSHERATVARYLAGHGLVVEGEQVLLVSGAQHGLSTTLMALLRPGDVVAVDALTYPGFKVVAEAHGLELLAIPLSEQGPDLEAFERLCQRRRVRAVYAMPTLHNPMGWVLDLAWRQRLVAIARAHGLLIIEDAAYAFLAQDPPAPLAALAPEITVYISGFSKNVATGLRVGYVVAPPAWVALIERAIRTSTWNTPGVMTAMACAWIEDGTVARLEHQKREDAQARQALAREALAGLAYVSHPNSYFLWLPLPEEVRADQVAMALLREKVSVSTAEPFVGAGPVPHAIRLALGSVAMADLGVALARVRQVIGRYAF, from the coding sequence ATGGCCCGTGCCCGCTACAAACAACTGGTGGACACCTTTGCCGCCGATATCCGTACCGGCATCCTTGCCCCCGGCACCCGCCTGCCCACCCATCGCGAGCTGGCGGCGCGGGAAGGGCTGGCCCTGGTCACTGCATCGCGGGTCTACGCCGAGCTGGAAGCCATGGGCCTGGTCAGCGGCGAAACCGGGCGTGGGACCTATGTCCGGGAAACCGCCTTGCCGCCAGGGCAGGGCGTGGACCAGCCCGCCACGGCACCGGGCACCCTGGACCTGAACTTCAACTACCCGGCGTTGCCCGGCCAGGCCGAACTGCTGCGTAGCGCCTTGCGCCAGTTGGCGGCGACCGGCGACCTGGAAGCCTTGCTGCGCTACCAGCCCCACGCCGGGCGCAGTCATGAGCGGGCCACGGTAGCGCGCTACCTGGCAGGCCATGGGCTGGTGGTGGAGGGCGAGCAGGTGCTGCTGGTCAGCGGCGCCCAGCACGGCCTGTCGACCACCCTGATGGCGTTGCTCAGGCCCGGTGATGTGGTGGCGGTGGATGCCTTGACCTACCCCGGGTTCAAGGTGGTGGCCGAGGCCCACGGGCTGGAACTGCTGGCCATTCCCCTGAGCGAGCAGGGGCCGGACCTGGAGGCCTTCGAGCGCCTGTGCCAACGGCGGCGGGTGCGCGCGGTATACGCCATGCCGACCCTGCACAACCCCATGGGCTGGGTGCTGGACCTGGCCTGGCGCCAGCGCCTGGTGGCGATTGCCCGGGCCCACGGGCTGCTGATCATCGAAGACGCCGCCTACGCCTTCCTGGCCCAGGATCCTCCCGCGCCGCTGGCTGCCCTGGCACCAGAGATCACGGTCTACATCTCGGGGTTCTCGAAGAATGTGGCCACCGGCCTGCGGGTCGGTTATGTGGTGGCGCCACCGGCCTGGGTGGCGCTGATCGAGCGTGCGATCCGCACCAGCACCTGGAACACCCCGGGGGTGATGACCGCCATGGCCTGTGCCTGGATCGAGGACGGCACGGTGGCGCGCCTGGAGCACCAGAAGCGCGAGGATGCCCAGGCCCGCCAGGCCCTGGCCCGGGAAGCCCTGGCCGGGCTGGCCTATGTCAGCCATCCGAACTCCTACTTCCTCTGGCTGCCCTTGCCCGAGGAAGTCCGGGCCGATCAGGTGGCCATGGCGCTGCTGCGGGAGAAGGTCTCGGTGTCCACCGCCGAGCCCTTTGTCGGCGCCGGCCCGGTGCCCCACGCCATTCGCCTGGCGTTGGGCTCGGTGGCCATGGCCGATCTGGGCGTGGCGCTAGCCAGGGTCCGGCAGGTGATCGGCCGCTACGCCTTCTGA
- a CDS encoding alpha-ketoglutarate-dependent dioxygenase AlkB family protein: MTPPEIDFFPDFIADPHRLFNHLKDSVLWDERMRARKTASFGAPYDYSQITYPAVPMPEALEQLCGPIEQLLGFRPNNCLLNCYPDGQSSMGFHSDANEQLVTGTGVVIVSLGHARAMVFRHKESGATFDYSLASGSLLHMSDELQKHWLHAIPKAPDAGERISLSFRQLKTG; the protein is encoded by the coding sequence ATGACTCCACCCGAAATCGACTTTTTCCCCGACTTCATCGCCGACCCGCATCGGCTGTTCAACCACCTCAAGGACTCCGTGCTGTGGGACGAGCGCATGCGTGCGCGCAAGACCGCCAGTTTCGGCGCGCCCTACGACTACTCGCAGATCACCTACCCCGCCGTGCCGATGCCCGAAGCGCTGGAGCAGTTGTGCGGGCCCATCGAGCAACTGCTGGGCTTTCGCCCCAACAACTGCCTGCTCAACTGCTACCCCGACGGCCAATCCTCCATGGGCTTTCATTCCGACGCCAATGAACAGTTGGTGACAGGCACCGGGGTGGTGATCGTCTCCCTGGGCCACGCCCGGGCCATGGTCTTTCGCCACAAGGAAAGCGGCGCCACCTTCGACTACAGCCTGGCCAGCGGCTCGCTGCTGCACATGTCGGACGAACTGCAGAAACACTGGCTGCACGCGATCCCCAAGGCGCCGGACGCCGGCGAGCGCATCAGCCTGTCGTTTCGCCAGCTCAAGACCGGGTAG
- the yfcF gene encoding glutathione transferase yields MTASRPRLYVDAQFTSPYALSVFVVLREKGIDFDLLPLDLDAAQNREPAYTRLSLTQRVPTLVLDDFALSESSAIAEYLEQLFPHNPVYPQDLRQRAKARQVQAWLRSDLLPIRQERTTLVVFYGCKGEPLSPQAQAAANTLVEAAQELLADGRDFLCGQWSIADVDLALMLNRLILNGDPVPASLVDYARRQWQRPAVQEWVQLPRPAL; encoded by the coding sequence GTGACCGCTTCCCGCCCGCGCCTGTACGTCGATGCCCAGTTCACCAGCCCCTATGCCCTGTCCGTGTTCGTGGTGCTGCGGGAAAAGGGTATCGACTTCGACCTGCTGCCCCTGGACCTGGACGCCGCGCAGAACCGCGAGCCGGCCTACACCCGCCTGTCCCTGACCCAGCGCGTGCCGACCCTGGTGCTGGACGATTTTGCCCTGTCCGAATCCTCGGCCATCGCTGAATACCTGGAACAGCTATTCCCGCACAACCCGGTCTATCCCCAGGACCTGCGCCAGCGTGCCAAGGCCCGCCAGGTCCAGGCCTGGCTGCGCAGCGACCTGCTGCCGATCCGCCAGGAGCGCACGACCCTGGTGGTGTTCTACGGCTGCAAGGGCGAACCGCTGTCGCCCCAGGCCCAAGCGGCGGCTAACACCCTGGTGGAGGCCGCGCAGGAGCTATTGGCGGATGGCCGCGACTTCCTGTGCGGCCAGTGGTCGATCGCCGATGTCGACCTGGCGCTGATGCTCAACCGGCTGATCCTCAACGGTGACCCGGTGCCGGCGAGCCTGGTGGACTATGCCCGGCGCCAGTGGCAACGGCCGGCAGTGCAGGAATGGGTGCAGTTGCCGCGGCCGGCGCTGTAG
- the metE gene encoding 5-methyltetrahydropteroyltriglutamate--homocysteine S-methyltransferase, translating into MALAHSLGFPRIGRDRELKKAQEAFWKGELDEAGLRAVGRDLRKTHWELQKNAGIDLLPVGDFAWYDQVLTHSLMFGVIPQRFRPQHGPATLQTLFGMARGVSDGCCGGAHAQEMTKWFDTNYHYLVPEFGADQQFQLGWEQLFEEVEEARALGHAVKPVLIGPLTYLWLGKAKGAEFDKLELLDRLLPLYGQIFQRLAAQGVEWVQIDEPILVLDLPQDWKNAFERAYNQIQREPLKKLLATYFGGLEENLGLAANLPVDGLHIDLVRAPEQYPTILDRLPAYKVLSLGLVNGRNVWRCDLEKALATLQHAHERLGERLWVAPSCSLLHSPVDLGREDQLDAELKSWLAFAVQKCQEVAVLAQAVNQPQAQAVLKALAQSRAVQASRAASPRIHKPAVQARVEAITTKDSQRRSAFTQRIAKQRAGLDLPLFPTTTIGSFPQTASIRLARQSFKQGKLSVAEYTEAMHSEIRHAVLVQERLGLDVLVHGEAERNDMVEYFAEQLDGYVFTRFGWVQSYGSRCVKPAVIFGDLSRPKAMTVEWIRYAQGLTDKVMKGMLTGPVTMLMWSFPREDVSREVQARQLALAIRDEVLDLEAAGIRVVQIDEAAFREGLPLRRAQWQHYLDWATEVFRLCASGVRDETQIHTHMCYSEFNDVIESIAAMDADVITIETSRSDMELLDAFKAFAYPNEIGPGVYDIHSPRVPDASEMANLLRKAAQRIPAERLWVNPDCGLKTRGWPETEAALVHMVTAARQLRKELA; encoded by the coding sequence ATGGCTTTGGCCCATTCTCTAGGATTTCCGCGCATTGGCCGCGACCGTGAACTGAAGAAAGCGCAAGAGGCGTTCTGGAAGGGCGAACTCGACGAAGCCGGCCTGCGCGCCGTGGGCCGTGATCTGCGCAAGACTCACTGGGAGCTGCAGAAAAACGCCGGTATCGACCTGCTGCCCGTAGGCGATTTCGCCTGGTACGACCAGGTTCTGACCCATTCCCTGATGTTCGGCGTGATCCCCCAGCGTTTCCGTCCGCAGCATGGCCCAGCCACGCTGCAGACCCTGTTCGGCATGGCGCGTGGCGTCAGCGACGGCTGCTGCGGCGGTGCCCACGCCCAGGAAATGACCAAGTGGTTCGACACCAACTACCACTACCTGGTGCCTGAATTCGGCGCCGACCAGCAATTCCAGCTGGGCTGGGAGCAGCTCTTCGAAGAGGTCGAGGAGGCCCGGGCCCTGGGGCACGCCGTCAAGCCGGTGCTGATCGGCCCGCTGACCTACCTGTGGCTGGGCAAGGCCAAGGGCGCCGAGTTCGACAAGCTGGAGCTGTTGGACCGCCTGCTGCCGCTGTACGGCCAGATCTTCCAGCGCCTGGCGGCCCAGGGTGTGGAGTGGGTGCAGATCGACGAGCCGATCCTGGTGCTGGACTTGCCCCAGGATTGGAAAAACGCGTTCGAACGTGCCTACAACCAGATCCAGCGCGAGCCGCTGAAAAAACTCCTGGCGACCTATTTCGGTGGCCTGGAAGAGAATCTCGGCCTGGCCGCGAACCTGCCGGTGGATGGCCTGCACATCGACCTGGTGCGTGCTCCCGAGCAGTACCCGACCATCCTCGATCGCCTGCCGGCCTACAAGGTGCTGTCACTGGGCCTGGTCAATGGGCGTAACGTCTGGCGCTGCGACCTGGAAAAAGCCCTGGCCACCCTGCAGCACGCCCATGAGCGCCTGGGTGAGCGCCTGTGGGTGGCGCCTTCCTGCTCGCTGTTGCACAGCCCAGTGGACCTGGGCCGTGAAGACCAGCTGGACGCCGAGCTCAAGAGCTGGCTGGCCTTCGCCGTGCAGAAATGCCAGGAAGTGGCGGTACTGGCCCAGGCGGTGAACCAGCCGCAGGCCCAGGCGGTGCTCAAGGCACTGGCGCAGAGCCGCGCCGTACAGGCCAGCCGCGCGGCCTCGCCGCGCATCCACAAACCGGCGGTACAGGCTCGGGTGGAGGCCATCACCACCAAGGACAGCCAGCGGCGCTCAGCCTTCACCCAGCGCATCGCCAAGCAGCGCGCCGGCCTCGACCTGCCGCTGTTCCCCACCACCACCATCGGTTCGTTTCCGCAGACCGCCTCGATCCGCCTGGCGCGCCAGTCGTTCAAGCAGGGCAAGCTGAGCGTGGCCGAATACACCGAAGCCATGCACAGCGAAATCCGCCACGCGGTGCTGGTGCAGGAACGCCTGGGCCTGGACGTGCTGGTGCACGGCGAGGCCGAGCGCAACGACATGGTCGAGTATTTCGCCGAGCAGTTGGACGGCTATGTGTTCACTCGTTTCGGCTGGGTGCAGAGCTACGGTTCCCGGTGCGTCAAGCCGGCGGTGATCTTCGGTGACCTGAGCCGCCCCAAAGCCATGACCGTGGAGTGGATCCGCTACGCCCAGGGCCTGACCGACAAGGTGATGAAGGGCATGCTCACCGGCCCGGTGACCATGCTGATGTGGTCTTTCCCGCGCGAAGATGTGAGCCGCGAAGTACAGGCCCGGCAACTGGCCCTGGCGATCCGCGACGAAGTGCTGGACCTGGAAGCCGCCGGCATCAGGGTCGTGCAGATCGACGAAGCCGCGTTCCGTGAAGGCTTGCCGCTGCGCCGGGCGCAGTGGCAGCACTACCTGGACTGGGCCACCGAAGTGTTCCGCCTGTGCGCCTCTGGCGTGCGTGATGAAACCCAGATCCACACCCATATGTGCTACAGCGAATTCAACGATGTGATCGAGTCCATCGCCGCCATGGATGCGGACGTCATCACCATCGAGACCTCGCGTTCGGACATGGAACTGCTGGACGCCTTCAAAGCCTTCGCCTACCCGAACGAGATCGGCCCGGGCGTCTATGACATCCACTCGCCACGGGTGCCGGATGCCTCGGAAATGGCCAACCTGCTGCGCAAGGCCGCCCAGCGCATTCCTGCCGAGCGCCTGTGGGTCAACCCGGACTGCGGCCTGAAGACCCGCGGCTGGCCGGAAACCGAAGCAGCCCTGGTGCATATGGTCACCGCGGCCCGTCAGTTGCGTAAAGAACTGGCCTGA
- a CDS encoding methyltransferase family protein, whose product MQALENRIPPPLVAVLFAVLMGLLARGLPGLDPGLGTRLLLALPLVMAGLLFVLAGGLAFRRAKTTVNPLKPASASALVTSGIYQYTRNPMYVGFALWLLAWGLYLASPLVLLGVLGFVLYMNRFQIYPEERALGQLFGADFAAYRQRVRRWL is encoded by the coding sequence ATGCAGGCCTTGGAAAACCGCATTCCACCCCCCCTTGTCGCGGTCCTGTTCGCCGTGTTGATGGGGCTGCTTGCGCGCGGCTTGCCGGGCCTGGATCCGGGCTTGGGCACACGCCTGTTGCTGGCGCTGCCGCTGGTGATGGCCGGGCTGCTGTTTGTCCTGGCCGGAGGGCTTGCCTTTCGCCGGGCCAAGACCACGGTCAACCCGCTGAAACCCGCCAGCGCCTCGGCCCTGGTCACCTCGGGGATCTACCAGTACACACGCAACCCGATGTATGTCGGCTTTGCCCTGTGGCTGCTGGCCTGGGGGCTGTACCTGGCCTCGCCCCTGGTGCTGCTCGGCGTGCTGGGGTTCGTCCTGTACATGAACCGCTTTCAGATCTACCCCGAAGAACGGGCGCTCGGGCAATTGTTCGGGGCTGATTTTGCGGCGTATCGCCAGCGTGTGCGGCGCTGGCTTTAG
- a CDS encoding RNA polymerase sigma factor, with amino-acid sequence METGDDQQQLSALFIAQRGGLIRMLARVVGCANLAEDLAQETYLRVAKALNARPIEHLQPFLYQTAQYLAFDHLRSQRSKRRFEYQPTDASQLSEVPTAAPGPESHVQGQQQLHLLQQVLATLPKRQQQILVLHKLHDLSQSQIAQRLQVSLSTVEKDLRHALNACIKATDRQNPDD; translated from the coding sequence ATGGAAACCGGAGACGACCAGCAACAACTCAGCGCGCTGTTCATTGCACAGCGCGGGGGGCTGATCCGCATGCTTGCGCGGGTGGTGGGGTGCGCCAACCTGGCCGAGGACCTGGCCCAGGAGACCTACCTGCGGGTGGCCAAGGCGCTCAACGCCCGCCCCATCGAGCACTTGCAGCCGTTCCTCTATCAGACCGCCCAGTACCTGGCCTTCGATCACCTGCGCAGCCAGCGCAGCAAACGCCGCTTCGAGTACCAGCCCACCGACGCCAGCCAGCTCAGCGAAGTGCCCACCGCTGCCCCCGGGCCGGAAAGCCATGTCCAGGGCCAGCAGCAGTTGCACTTGCTGCAACAGGTACTGGCCACCCTGCCCAAGCGCCAGCAACAAATCCTGGTTTTGCATAAACTGCATGATCTTTCGCAAAGCCAGATTGCCCAGCGCTTGCAGGTTTCCCTGAGCACGGTGGAAAAGGACCTGCGCC